One Primulina huaijiensis isolate GDHJ02 unplaced genomic scaffold, ASM1229523v2 scaffold37775, whole genome shotgun sequence genomic window carries:
- the LOC140968699 gene encoding phosphoglycerate mutase-like protein 1 isoform X2 yields MDTLPGQGLYPLHRCKTIHLVRHAQGFHNVAGEKDHNAYLSPKLLDAQLTPLGWKQVDNLRKHVHASGLSDGIELVVVSPLLRTMQTAVGVFGGEGYVNGIAEPPLMVENAGNSNRAAISSLKSPPFVALELCREHMGVHWCDKRRSIRDYKPLFPAIDFSMIESDDDVLWKVDVREADEELAARGLQFFNWLWTRKEKEIAVVTHSGFLIHTLNEFGNDCHISLKHEICRPFTNCELRSVVIVDRRMIGSHSSTTDYPGKIPRGPDTPSDDADEI; encoded by the exons ATGGATACTTTACCAGGCCAAGGCTTGTACCCTTTGCACCGATGCAAAACTATTCATTTG GTGAGACATGCTCAGGGATTCCACAATGTGGCTGGAGAAAAGGACCACAACGCTTACTTGTCTCCAAAGCTCTTAGATGCACAACTTACACCTCTTGGCTGGAAACAG GTTGATAATCTGCGAAAACATGTTCATGCATCCGGCCTTTCTGATGGAATCGAATTAGTTGTTGTTTCCCCTTTGTTAAG GACTATGCAAACGGCTGTTGGAGTATTTGGTGGGGAAGGCTATGTTAATGGAATTGCTGAACCTCCACTGATGGTAGAAAATGCTGGAAACAGTAACCGTGCAGCAATTTCAAGTTTAAAGTCTCCTCCATTTGTGGCACTGGAACTTTGTCGTGAACATATG GGAGTTCACTGGTGCGATAAGAGAAGAAGCATAAGAGATTACAAGCCATTGTTTCCGGCAATCGATTTTTCTATG ATAGAAAGTGATGATGATGTGCTGTGGAAGGTTGATGTTAGGGAGGCCGATGAAGAACTTGCTGCCAGGGGACTGCAATTTTTTAACTG GTTGTGGACACGGAAAGAGAAAGAGATAGCTGTGGTAACTCACAGCGGATTCTTGATTCATACTCTCAATGAGTTTGGCAATGATTGTCATATATCTCTGAAGCATGAAATATGCAGACC ATTCACCAACTGCGAACTTCGATCAGTGGTCATTGTTGACAGAAG AATGATCGGTTCACATTCTTCGACGACCGATTATCCTGGAAAAATTCCTCGTGGACCTGACACTCCTAGTGATGACGCTGATGAAATATAG
- the LOC140968679 gene encoding fatty acid elongase 3-like: MTFFQTGDLNYLLAEQPAIVHFRWSPSESWGATWLFLFTSISTYIITAATLHLLLRLFRCRHPVSLGPFPALHSLALALLSAIIFTGILLSSIAEIRDTRWFWRRSKTPFQWLLCFPLGTRPSGRVFFWSYIFYLSRFLHIFKTFFTILRNPRSFPYFQLFNHSILIVMTFIWLEFTQSFQVLAILSMTLVFTLVYGYRFCIEIGLQKSYFPFSMFCQIVLVVTNLAWHIGVLILHFLKGGCNGMGAWVFNSVLNSFVLFFVLDFYVRKCLCIERDFAAFGVETKPLTSETKSKNTVCFNPRT, encoded by the coding sequence ATGACGTTCTTTCAGACTGGAGATTTGAACTATTTGCTAGCAGAGCAGCCTGCGATCGTGCACTTCAGGTGGAGCCCCAGCGAGTCTTGGGGCGCAACTTGGCTATTCCTTTTCACCTCTATCTCCACCTACATTATCACCGCCGCCACCCTACACCTCCTCCTCCGCCTCTTCCGCTGCCGCCATCCCGTCTCACTGGGTCCTTTCCCGGCCCTCCACAGCCTCGCTTTGGCTCTGCTCTCCGCCATCATTTTCACCGGAATCCTCCTCTCATCCATCGCAGAGATACGAGACACCAGGTGGTTCTGGCGGCGGTCCAAAACGCCATTCCAGTGGCTGCTCTGCTTCCCCCTCGGCACCCGCCCCTCCGGCCGCGTGTTCTTCTGGTCATACATTTTCTACCTCTCCCGCTTCCTACACATCTTCAAAACTTTCTTCACAATCCTAAGAAACCCACGGAGTTTCCCATATTTCCAGCTCTTCAACCACTCGATTCTCATCGTTATGACGTTTATATGGCTTGAATTCACTCAATCTTTTCAAGTTCTCGCCATTCTTTCCATGACTTTGGTGTTTACATTGGTTTATGGGTACCGGTTCTGCATCGAGATCGGATTGCAGAAAAGCTACTTCCCCTTCTCGATGTTTTGCCAAATTGTTCTGGTGGTCACGAATTTGGCATGGCATATCGGAGTTTtgattttgcatttcttgaaaGGAGGGTGCAATGGGATGGGAGCATGGGTGTTCAACTCTGTGCTTAATAGCTTTGTACTGTTCTTTGTGTTGGATTTCTATGTAAGAAAGTGTCTCTGCATTGAAAGAGATTTTGCTGCTTTTGGTGTCGAAACCAAACCTCTGACTTCGGAGACTAAAAGCAAAAACACAGTTTGTTTCAATCCAAGAACATAA
- the LOC140968664 gene encoding protein OSB1, mitochondrial-like isoform X1, whose amino-acid sequence MGVARLLLRRFENGACSSSLFRIRRFFSTSTAMIQRPWIYDLRELEESIDESTVYRRALKFQRPTTVRFEANMLNSASLIGFISAPFKNYDTASGRFGVYTSLKVDSSARAYRDFMVMLEFWDDLAEIAVEHLKLRDLIYVSGSLVSYKKMDEDGKSIYRHKVSVAQVNFIVQHAAGSSCQNSLKLKPKVTEEEMLRMRKARLRLWQVFFSSSDEWWDNRSNKRNPNQPDFRHKDTGEALWLKDTDPPWVKKQLLLHDSRLNKRGSKKHINALSHLSPFVFDDTPGN is encoded by the exons ATGGGAGTTGCCCGTCTCTTGCTGCGGCGATTCGAGAACGGCGCATGTAGTTCGTCCCTCTTTCGAATTCGTCGTTTCTTCTCAACTTCAACCGCCATGATCCAGCGGCCATGGATTTACGATCTGAGAGAGCTTGAAGAATCCATTGACGAAAGCACGGTTTACCGACGTGCTCTCAAGTTTCAGCGACCTACCACTGTCAGATTTGAAGCAAATATGCTCAATTCTGCAAGCTTAATTGGCTTTATAAGCGCCCCTTTTAAAAATTACGACACGGCCAGCGGAAGGTTCGGCGTTTATACAAGTCTTAAAGTGGATTCATCAGCCAGAGCTTACCGTGATTTTAT GGTTATGCTTGAGTTTTGGGATGATTTGGCGGAAATAGCTGTTGAGCATCTGAAGCTTAGAGATTTAATTTATGTTTCGGGTTCTCTAGTTTCTTACAAGAAGATGGATGAGGATGGGAAGTCTATTTATCGCCATAAG GTTAGTGTTGCACAGGTGAATTTCATCGTTCAACATGCTGCAGGCTCATCCTGCCAAAATTCTCTGAAGTTGAAACCAAAAG TTACAGAAGAAGAGATGTTGCGGATGCGTAAAGCTCGACTCCGTCTGTGGCAGGTATTCTTCAGCAGCTCAGACGAGTGGTGGGATAATAGATCTAATAAACGGAACCCAAATCAACCTGACTTCAGGCACAAGGATACCGGTGAAGCACTTTGGCTTAAAGACACTGATCCTCCATGGGTCAAAAAGCAACTTTTATTGCACGATTCAAGGTTGAACAAACGAGGTTCTAAGAAACACATCAACGCATTGTCCCATCTTTCTCCTTTTGTTTTTGATGATACACCAGGAAATTGA
- the LOC140968699 gene encoding phosphoglycerate mutase-like protein 1 isoform X1, with product MDTLPGQGLYPLHRCKTIHLVRHAQGFHNVAGEKDHNAYLSPKLLDAQLTPLGWKQVDNLRKHVHASGLSDGIELVVVSPLLRTMQTAVGVFGGEGYVNGIAEPPLMVENAGNSNRAAISSLKSPPFVALELCREHMGVHWCDKRRSIRDYKPLFPAIDFSMAKSDDDVLWKVDVREADEELAARGLQFFNWLWTRKEKEIAVVTHSGFLIHTLNEFGNDCHISLKHEICRPFTNCELRSVVIVDRRMIGSHSSTTDYPGKIPRGPDTPSDDADEI from the exons ATGGATACTTTACCAGGCCAAGGCTTGTACCCTTTGCACCGATGCAAAACTATTCATTTG GTGAGACATGCTCAGGGATTCCACAATGTGGCTGGAGAAAAGGACCACAACGCTTACTTGTCTCCAAAGCTCTTAGATGCACAACTTACACCTCTTGGCTGGAAACAG GTTGATAATCTGCGAAAACATGTTCATGCATCCGGCCTTTCTGATGGAATCGAATTAGTTGTTGTTTCCCCTTTGTTAAG GACTATGCAAACGGCTGTTGGAGTATTTGGTGGGGAAGGCTATGTTAATGGAATTGCTGAACCTCCACTGATGGTAGAAAATGCTGGAAACAGTAACCGTGCAGCAATTTCAAGTTTAAAGTCTCCTCCATTTGTGGCACTGGAACTTTGTCGTGAACATATG GGAGTTCACTGGTGCGATAAGAGAAGAAGCATAAGAGATTACAAGCCATTGTTTCCGGCAATCGATTTTTCTATGGCAA AAAGTGATGATGATGTGCTGTGGAAGGTTGATGTTAGGGAGGCCGATGAAGAACTTGCTGCCAGGGGACTGCAATTTTTTAACTG GTTGTGGACACGGAAAGAGAAAGAGATAGCTGTGGTAACTCACAGCGGATTCTTGATTCATACTCTCAATGAGTTTGGCAATGATTGTCATATATCTCTGAAGCATGAAATATGCAGACC ATTCACCAACTGCGAACTTCGATCAGTGGTCATTGTTGACAGAAG AATGATCGGTTCACATTCTTCGACGACCGATTATCCTGGAAAAATTCCTCGTGGACCTGACACTCCTAGTGATGACGCTGATGAAATATAG
- the LOC140968698 gene encoding lariat debranching enzyme isoform X2, with translation MESWTTSMQLSYISKKSRRSKSIFSFAVGIFRYYGGWAAPQIYFLGMAGVVKFGNVRIGGISGIYNRHDYYSGHYEKLPYNEKDIRSIYHVREFDFYKLMQLEEPIDIFMSHDWPLGITSCGDLQNLLRRKPFFEQEIREGILGNRAAAELLDKLKPFHWFSAHLHCKFSALVQHGENGSVTKFLALDKCLPGRNFLQIVDIPSEMGPYELQYDEEWLAITRKFNPAFPRTRYRANFGDAKLDIQDCRHFVRNKLQMRGGKPFEFVRSAPCYNPGQPVSKRFPFGVGHCRNPQTEALLQLLELQYVLDDSSIMKEPSPFPARGSLDFRSEDIPIDDVEEDEDEVDEET, from the exons ATGGAGAGCTGGACAACGTCTATGCAACTCTCTTACATATCCAAGAAGTCGAGAAGATCAAAGTCGATCTTCTCATTTGCTGTGGGGATTTTCAG ATACTATGGGGGATGGGCTGCACCACAGATATACTTTCTTGGAATGGCGGGGGTGGTTAAGTTTGGAAATGTTCGTATAGGTGGCATCTCTGGAATATATAATAGGCATGACTACTATTCAG GGCATTATGAAAAGCTGCCTTACAATGAAAAAGACATCCGGTCCATATACCATGTTCGTGAGTTTGATTTTTACAAGCTTATGCAACTTGAGGAACCTATTGACATCTTTATGTCACATGATTGGCCACTCGGGATTACCTCTTGTGGAGACTTGCAGAACCTTCTACGTCGAAAGCCGTTCTTTGAACAAGAG ATTCGAGAAGGAATATTGGGAAATCGAGCTGCTGCAGAATTGCTGGACAAGTTGAAACCTTTTCACTGGTTTTCTGCCCATCTACACTGCAAATTCTCTGCTCTTGTTCAACATGGGGAAAATGGCTCTGTCACAAAGTTTCTTGCACTGGATAAGTGCCTCCCTGGACGGAACTTTTTGCAG ATTGTTGACATTCCATCAGAGATGGGCCCTTATGAGCTTCAGTACGATGAAGAATGGCTTGCAATCACCAGGAAGTTTAACCCTGCTTTTCCCCGGACTAGATATCGTGCAAATTTTGG TGATGCTAAGCTCGATATACAAGATTGTCGTCACTTCGTTAGGAATAAGCTGCAAATGAGAGGGGGTAAACCTTTTGAATTTGTTCGGTCAGCGCCGTGCTATAATCCTGGTCAACCGGTTTCAAAAAGATTTCCTTTCG GAGTAGGGCATTGCCGAAACCCTCAAACAGAAGCTCTCTTACAACTTTTGGAACTTCAATATGTTCTTGATGACTCATCCATTATGAAGGAGCCATCTCCGTTTCCTGCCAGGG GTTCCCTTGATTTTCGTAGTGAAGACATTCCTATTGATGATGTGGAGGAGGATGAAGACGAAGTTGATGAAGAAACCTAG
- the LOC140968698 gene encoding lariat debranching enzyme isoform X1 → MKIAVEGCMHGELDNVYATLLHIQEVEKIKVDLLICCGDFQAIRNERDLESLNVPAKYRHMNTFHKYYSGEKAAPIPTIFIGGNHEASNYMWELYYGGWAAPQIYFLGMAGVVKFGNVRIGGISGIYNRHDYYSGHYEKLPYNEKDIRSIYHVREFDFYKLMQLEEPIDIFMSHDWPLGITSCGDLQNLLRRKPFFEQEIREGILGNRAAAELLDKLKPFHWFSAHLHCKFSALVQHGENGSVTKFLALDKCLPGRNFLQIVDIPSEMGPYELQYDEEWLAITRKFNPAFPRTRYRANFGDAKLDIQDCRHFVRNKLQMRGGKPFEFVRSAPCYNPGQPVSKRFPFGVGHCRNPQTEALLQLLELQYVLDDSSIMKEPSPFPARGSLDFRSEDIPIDDVEEDEDEVDEET, encoded by the exons ATGAAAATTGCTGTAGAAGGGTGCATGCATGGAGAGCTGGACAACGTCTATGCAACTCTCTTACATATCCAAGAAGTCGAGAAGATCAAAGTCGATCTTCTCATTTGCTGTGGGGATTTTCAG GCTATTAGGAATGAAAGAGATCTAGAAAGCTTAAATGTGCCTGCCAAGTATCGACACATGAACACATTTCACAAGTATTATTCAGGGGAGAAAGCTGCCCCAATTCCGACCATATTCATTGGGGGAAATCATGAGGCGTCAAATTATATGTGGGAACT ATACTATGGGGGATGGGCTGCACCACAGATATACTTTCTTGGAATGGCGGGGGTGGTTAAGTTTGGAAATGTTCGTATAGGTGGCATCTCTGGAATATATAATAGGCATGACTACTATTCAG GGCATTATGAAAAGCTGCCTTACAATGAAAAAGACATCCGGTCCATATACCATGTTCGTGAGTTTGATTTTTACAAGCTTATGCAACTTGAGGAACCTATTGACATCTTTATGTCACATGATTGGCCACTCGGGATTACCTCTTGTGGAGACTTGCAGAACCTTCTACGTCGAAAGCCGTTCTTTGAACAAGAG ATTCGAGAAGGAATATTGGGAAATCGAGCTGCTGCAGAATTGCTGGACAAGTTGAAACCTTTTCACTGGTTTTCTGCCCATCTACACTGCAAATTCTCTGCTCTTGTTCAACATGGGGAAAATGGCTCTGTCACAAAGTTTCTTGCACTGGATAAGTGCCTCCCTGGACGGAACTTTTTGCAG ATTGTTGACATTCCATCAGAGATGGGCCCTTATGAGCTTCAGTACGATGAAGAATGGCTTGCAATCACCAGGAAGTTTAACCCTGCTTTTCCCCGGACTAGATATCGTGCAAATTTTGG TGATGCTAAGCTCGATATACAAGATTGTCGTCACTTCGTTAGGAATAAGCTGCAAATGAGAGGGGGTAAACCTTTTGAATTTGTTCGGTCAGCGCCGTGCTATAATCCTGGTCAACCGGTTTCAAAAAGATTTCCTTTCG GAGTAGGGCATTGCCGAAACCCTCAAACAGAAGCTCTCTTACAACTTTTGGAACTTCAATATGTTCTTGATGACTCATCCATTATGAAGGAGCCATCTCCGTTTCCTGCCAGGG GTTCCCTTGATTTTCGTAGTGAAGACATTCCTATTGATGATGTGGAGGAGGATGAAGACGAAGTTGATGAAGAAACCTAG
- the LOC140968772 gene encoding RNA-binding protein 1-like encodes MDDPEQNKIFVGGISWETTDEILKLHFGKYGTVLASVIAKDRISGSPRGFAFVTFSDSSAFHRVLQDSHEILGRAVDVKKAITKSEQQSDHQHDRALSRTNSRSNSRSSSHVRTKKIFVGGLSANLTEEDFRSYFEKFGRITDVVVMHDNLTHRPRGFGFITFDSEDSVEEAVHKNFHQLGGKLVEVKRAVPKDGNSSNSSGFNGRIGNGRGQTDNSYPRGNYLLNNTRFGYSPSGYGNVGGYVYGGGMLGGGYSPGGYGGIGYGFPPIAPGSPWSHAMIGVRTSLLPYGSGPPIYPMPLNGWTGVTSLTGNGYNGFIDTRFSGKSAQFSNRDPQGTDESMPAHAVENNVDDSYSFSSGRGLGAAAN; translated from the exons ATGGACGATCCGGAGCAGAACAAGATATTTGTCGGTGGCATTTCGTGGGAGACGACGGACGAAATTCTGAAACTGCATTTTGGTAAATACGGCACCGTTTTGGCGTCCGTGATAGCAAAAGATCGAATTTCTGGGAGCCCCAGGGGATTTGCTTTCGTCACGTTTTCCGATTCTTCTGCCTTTCATCGTGTGCTTCAGGATTCCCATGAAATTCTTGGGAGAGCG GTTGATGTGAAAAAAGCAATTACAAAAAGTGAACAACAAAGTGATCATCAGCATGATAGAGCACTGAGTCGAACTAATAGTAGGAGTAACAGTAGGAGCAGCAGTCACGTTAGGACCAAGAAGATTTTTGTAGGGGGTTTGTCAGCTAATCTAACAGAGGAAGATTTCAGGAGCTACTTCGAGAAGTTCGGTAGGATTACTGATGTAGTTGTCATGCACGATAACTTGACTCATAGGCCGAGGGGATTTGGTTTTATTACATTTGATTCAGAGGATTCTGTCGAGGAGGCTGTGCATAAGAACTTTCACCAATTGGGTGGGAAGCTTGTGGAGGTGAAAAGGGCTGTACCCAAAGATGGAAATAGCAGTAATAGTAGTGGTTTTAATGGAAGGATAGGTAATGGAAGAGGACAAACTGATAATTCGTATCCTCGAGGGAATTACCTGCTTAACAATACCAGATTTGGGTATTCCCCCTCTGGATATGGCAATGTGGGCGGATACGTGTATGGAGGTGGAATGTTAGGTGGTGGTTATTCACCTGGAGGATATGGAGGAATCGGTTATGGTTTCCCTCCAATTGCACCCGGAAGCCCTTGGAGTCATGCGATGATTGGTGTTAGGACAAGTTTGTTGCCCTACGGAAGTGGGCCTCCTATTTATCCTATGCCTTTAAATGGGTGGACTGGTGTCACCAGTCTGACAGGGAATGGATATAATGGGTTTATTGACACCAGATTTAGTGGGAAATCTGCTCAATTTAGCAACAGGGACCCTCAAGGTACAGATGAATCGATGCCTGCTCACGCTGTTGAGAATAATGTAGACGATTCCTATTCTTTCAGTTCTGGTAGAGGCCTTGGAGCTGCTGCCAACTAA
- the LOC140968664 gene encoding uncharacterized protein isoform X2, translating to MGVARLLLRRFENGACSSSLFRIRRFFSTSTAMIQRPWIYDLRELEESIDESTVYRRALKFQRPTTVRFEANMLNSASLIGFISAPFKNYDTASGRFGVYTSLKVDSSARAYRDFMVMLEFWDDLAEIAVEHLKLRDLIYVSGSLVSYKKMDEDGKSIYRHKLQKKRCCGCVKLDSVCGRYSSAAQTSGGIIDLINGTQINLTSGTRIPVKHFGLKTLILHGSKSNFYCTIQG from the exons ATGGGAGTTGCCCGTCTCTTGCTGCGGCGATTCGAGAACGGCGCATGTAGTTCGTCCCTCTTTCGAATTCGTCGTTTCTTCTCAACTTCAACCGCCATGATCCAGCGGCCATGGATTTACGATCTGAGAGAGCTTGAAGAATCCATTGACGAAAGCACGGTTTACCGACGTGCTCTCAAGTTTCAGCGACCTACCACTGTCAGATTTGAAGCAAATATGCTCAATTCTGCAAGCTTAATTGGCTTTATAAGCGCCCCTTTTAAAAATTACGACACGGCCAGCGGAAGGTTCGGCGTTTATACAAGTCTTAAAGTGGATTCATCAGCCAGAGCTTACCGTGATTTTAT GGTTATGCTTGAGTTTTGGGATGATTTGGCGGAAATAGCTGTTGAGCATCTGAAGCTTAGAGATTTAATTTATGTTTCGGGTTCTCTAGTTTCTTACAAGAAGATGGATGAGGATGGGAAGTCTATTTATCGCCATAAG TTACAGAAGAAGAGATGTTGCGGATGCGTAAAGCTCGACTCCGTCTGTGGCAGGTATTCTTCAGCAGCTCAGACGAGTGGTGGGATAATAGATCTAATAAACGGAACCCAAATCAACCTGACTTCAGGCACAAGGATACCGGTGAAGCACTTTGGCTTAAAGACACTGATCCTCCATGGGTCAAAAAGCAACTTTTATTGCACGATTCAAGGTTGA
- the LOC140968739 gene encoding transport inhibitor response 1-like protein, whose product MSGSWEHSNLCEMLEDKGQMTPDLSIQVTPSPDQVLEIVLENVLCFLTSRHDRNAASLVCKSWYRAEALTRSELFIGNCYSVSPQRVTQRFRQVKSMSIKGKPRFSDFSLLPRNWGAYFAPWLVSMVDVYRGLERVYLKRMCVTDDDLAFLAHYFPTLKDIVLVCCEGFGTSGLAFVASECRNIRVLDLIDCDVSDDEEDWISCFPDYPTSLESLTFDCVASPINFEALERLVIRSPSLRKLGLNEYITIGQLYSLMVRAPQLTHLGTGSFSPLEIVAHGEQEPDYASAFAACKSLVCLSGFKEIVPDYLTALNPVCANLVTLNFSYANINAEQLKSVIHCCVKLKSLWVLDSVTDEGLQAVAATCKDLLEIRVFPTDAAEDADGPVTEVGLLAISVGCRKLQSVLYFCQRMTNAAVIAMSNNCPDLEVFRLCIIGIHRPDPITGEAMDEGFGAIVKNCKKLTRLAVSGLLTDKAFNYIGRYGKLLRTLSVAFAGNSDLGLRYVLEGCPVLQKLEIRDSPFGDLALHAGLHHYYNMRFLWMSSCKVTQKACEQIARQLPRLVLEVISRDEDKVETSEYVETLYMYRSLEGPRADAPRFVRIL is encoded by the exons ATGAGTGGAAGCTGGGAACACAGTAATCTATGTGAAATGTTGGAAGATAAAGGGCAGATGACACCGGATCTATCTATTCAAGTTACGCCCAGCCCAGATCAAGTTCTTGAAATCGTACTGGAAAACGTACTCTGCTTCTTGACCTCCAGGCATGATCGCAACGCCGCGTCCCTCGTCTGCAAATCTTGGTACCGTGCCGAGGCTCTTACCAGATCCGAGCTATTCATCGGAAACTGCTACTCAGTTTCACCACAACGAGTCACTCAGCGTTTCAGGCAGGTTAAGTCGATGAGTATAAAAGGGAAGCCCAGATTCTCTGACTTCAGTTTGTTGCCGCGGAACTGGGGTGCGTATTTTGCTCCTTGGCTGGTTTCGATGGTCGATGTTTACCGTGGGCTTGAGAGGGTGTACTTGAAGCGCATGTGCGTTACGGATGATGATCTCGCGTTTTTGGCTCATTATTTCCCTACCCTGAAAGACATCGTTTTGGTTTGTTGTGAAGGTTTTGGAACTAGTGGGCTTGCGTTTGTTGCCAGTGAGTGCAG GAACATCAGGGTTCTTGATCTTATTGATTGTGATGTTTCGGACGATGAAGAGGATTGGATTTCATGTTTTCCTGATTACCCAACGAGTCTTGAGTCTTTGACTTTTGACTGTGTTGCATCTCCCATTAACTTTGAGGCATTGGAGCGCCTAGTAATCAGATCACCTTCATTGAGGAAACTTGGCTTAAATGAATATATTACCATAGGACAGCTTTATAGCTTGATGGTTCGAGCTCCGCAGCTGACCCATCTTGGAACAGGCTCCTTTAGCCCCTTGGAGATTGTTGCCCATGGTGAACAAGAACCAGATTATGCATCTGCCTTTGCTGCTTGTAAATCACTCGTCTGTTTATCCGGTTTCAAGGAAATTGTTCCTGATTATCTCACTGCCCTGAATCCCGTCTGTGCTAACCTGGTTACTTTAAACTTTAGCtatgcaaacatcaatgcaGAACAACTGAAGTCGGTTATACATTGTTGCGTCAAACTCAAATCACTTTGG GTGCTTGATTCAGTTACTGATGAAGGGCTTCAGGCTGTTGCTGCAACGTGCAAGGACCTCCTAGAAATCCGGGTTTTCCCAACTGATGCAGCGGAGGATGCAGATGGCCCCGTGACTGAAGTTGGTCTCCTGGCCATTTCGGTAGGTTGTAGGAAATTGCAGTCTGTCTTATATTTTTGCCAGCGAATGACCAATGCAGCCGTAATTGCCATGTCAAATAACTGTCCCGATCTTGAAGTATTCCGTCTGTGCATAATTGGAATTCATAGACCCGACCCCATCACCGGTGAGGCAATGGACGAAGGTTTTGGAGCCATTGTCAAGAATTGTAAAAAACTCACCCGGCTTGCTGTATCTGGTCTGTTGACTGACAAAGCATTCAATTATATTGGACGGTATGGGAAATTATTGCGAACATTGTCTGTTGCTTTTGCTGGGAACAGCGACTTGGGTCTAAGATATGTGCTGGAGGGGTGTCCTGTGTTGCAGAAACTTGAAATTAGGGATAGTCCGTTTGGAGATCTAGCGTTACATGCTGGATTGCATCATTATTACAACATGAGATTCTTGTGGATGTCATCTTGTAAAGTAACACAAAAAGCTTGTGAGCAGATTGCCCGGCAATTACCCCGCCTAGTACTGGAAGTGATTAGTAGGGACGAGGATAAGGTGGAGACGAGTGAGTACGTGGAGACACTGTACATGTATCGATCTCTTGAAGGGCCTAGGGCTGATGCGCCGAGGTTTGTGCGTATTTTGTGA